One stretch of Clavibacter michiganensis DNA includes these proteins:
- the pcp gene encoding pyroglutamyl-peptidase I, whose protein sequence is MPTVLLTGFEPFDGDTSNPSWTAVQEVRDRWDGDAEIQVRQLPVDFAKVDDALRAALAEVDPDVVISVGLAGGIETLEVERIAINVDDARIPDNTGFQPIDEPVVDGGPAAYFSTLPIKAAVAAVRTKGIPAVVSQTAGTYTCNHVFYLLMHELRERPGTRGGFVHIPYSTEEAIGTDRPYMRMEQIATALTAVVKATLANATDVKVGGGSLD, encoded by the coding sequence ATGCCCACCGTCCTCCTCACCGGATTCGAGCCCTTCGACGGCGACACCAGCAACCCGTCGTGGACGGCCGTGCAGGAGGTGCGCGACCGCTGGGACGGGGACGCCGAGATCCAGGTGCGGCAGCTGCCCGTCGACTTCGCGAAGGTCGACGACGCGCTGCGGGCGGCGCTCGCCGAGGTGGATCCCGACGTCGTGATCTCCGTGGGCCTCGCCGGCGGCATCGAGACCCTCGAGGTGGAGCGCATCGCGATCAACGTCGACGACGCCCGCATCCCCGACAACACGGGCTTCCAGCCCATCGACGAGCCGGTCGTCGACGGCGGCCCCGCCGCGTACTTCAGCACCCTGCCGATCAAGGCGGCGGTCGCGGCCGTGCGCACGAAGGGGATCCCCGCGGTCGTCTCGCAGACCGCCGGCACGTACACCTGCAACCACGTCTTCTACCTGCTGATGCACGAGCTGCGCGAGCGCCCGGGCACGCGCGGCGGCTTCGTCCACATCCCGTACTCGACGGAGGAGGCGATCGGCACCGACCGCCCCTACATGCGCATGGAGCAGATCGCGACGGCCCTCACCGCCGTCGTGAAGGCGACGCTCGCGAACGCGACCGACGTGAAGGTGGGCGGCGGGTCGCTCGACTGA
- a CDS encoding MFS transporter → MSTAAPGRIDEPAAPPRRRVAAWALWDWGSAAFNAVVTTFVFSTYLASSLFVDPAIVAAAGDDARNPALVAAKADTSGVISLALTIAGLLIAVLAPVLGQRSDGSGRRRLWLGINTGIVVLAMLGMVFVEPVPSYLWLGAVLLATGNVFFEFASVNYNAMLVQVSTPRTVGRVSGLGWGMGYVGGIVLLALLLGLFLFDFGTPGASGLLGLPSGAEGGALDVRIAILVAAIWCAVFSIPVLVGVPEIPATPGRARQGIVASYRTLFRRIAELYRESPRVLVFLLASAVFRDGLAAVFTFGAIIAAQVFGFTTTEVLLFGVAANVVAGIGTFAAGWFDDRFGAKPVILVSLVCLIVGGSAVLFVGDAKAGFWATGLFLCLFVGPVQSSSRTFLARISPAGREGEMFGLYTTTGRAVSFLAPGLFGIAVAITGDTRFGVIGIVIVLLAGLVLMLRVRGADARVA, encoded by the coding sequence ATGAGCACCGCCGCGCCCGGACGCATCGACGAGCCCGCCGCCCCTCCCCGCCGACGGGTCGCCGCGTGGGCGCTGTGGGACTGGGGATCCGCGGCCTTCAATGCCGTGGTCACCACCTTCGTCTTCAGCACGTACCTCGCCAGCAGCCTGTTCGTGGATCCCGCCATCGTGGCGGCCGCGGGCGACGACGCCCGGAACCCCGCGCTCGTGGCCGCCAAGGCCGACACCTCCGGCGTGATCTCGCTCGCCCTCACCATCGCGGGCCTCCTCATCGCGGTGCTCGCGCCCGTGCTCGGGCAGCGCTCCGACGGATCCGGGCGCCGCCGCCTCTGGCTCGGGATCAACACCGGGATCGTCGTGCTCGCGATGCTCGGCATGGTGTTCGTCGAGCCCGTGCCCTCCTACCTCTGGCTCGGCGCCGTGCTGCTCGCGACCGGCAACGTGTTCTTCGAGTTCGCGAGCGTCAACTACAACGCGATGCTCGTGCAGGTGAGCACGCCGCGCACGGTCGGCCGCGTGTCCGGCCTCGGCTGGGGCATGGGCTACGTGGGCGGCATCGTGCTGCTCGCGCTGCTGCTCGGCCTCTTCCTCTTCGACTTCGGGACGCCCGGCGCGTCCGGCCTCCTCGGCCTGCCGTCGGGGGCGGAGGGCGGCGCGCTCGACGTGCGCATCGCGATCCTCGTGGCCGCCATCTGGTGCGCCGTGTTCTCGATCCCCGTGCTCGTGGGCGTGCCCGAGATCCCCGCGACGCCCGGTCGCGCGCGGCAGGGGATCGTCGCGTCGTACCGCACGCTGTTCCGCCGCATCGCCGAGCTCTACCGGGAGTCGCCGCGCGTGCTCGTGTTCCTGCTCGCGAGCGCGGTGTTCCGCGACGGGCTCGCGGCGGTGTTCACGTTCGGGGCGATCATCGCGGCCCAGGTCTTCGGGTTCACGACCACCGAGGTGCTGCTGTTCGGCGTCGCGGCCAACGTGGTCGCCGGCATCGGCACGTTCGCGGCCGGTTGGTTCGACGACCGGTTCGGCGCGAAGCCCGTCATCCTCGTCTCGCTCGTGTGCCTCATCGTCGGCGGATCCGCGGTGCTCTTCGTCGGCGACGCGAAGGCCGGCTTCTGGGCGACGGGCCTGTTCCTCTGCCTGTTCGTGGGTCCCGTGCAGTCGTCGAGCCGCACCTTCCTCGCGCGGATCTCGCCGGCCGGCCGCGAGGGCGAGATGTTCGGCCTCTACACGACCACCGGCCGCGCGGTCTCGTTCCTGGCGCCCGGCCTCTTCGGCATCGCGGTGGCGATCACGGGCGACACGCGCTTCGGGGTCATCGGCATCGTGATCGTGCTGCTCGCGGGGCTCGTGCTCATGCTGCGGGTGCGCGGGGCGGACGCGCGGGTGGCGTGA
- a CDS encoding phosphotransferase, whose product MDGPLTGGNMNRVEREGDTVTRDAGPWTPTVHRWMRHLALAGVKGIPQPLGIEGGRERLTYMHGDVPVYPLPDWIWADDVLVQAGRRLRELHDASVGFMLGGAVWQSEVKVPSEVIRHNDFAPHNLVFADGRLTGVIDMDMASPGPRIWDIAYLATRAVPLTGSTPEGAPGMDDARRRVALLLDAYGSDATWADVLRIAILRLHDLAGISLAKADELGKPRLRDDAAHYERDAAFLRGILDAERTHPGPA is encoded by the coding sequence ATGGACGGACCCCTCACCGGCGGGAACATGAACCGCGTCGAGCGCGAGGGCGACACCGTCACCCGCGACGCCGGCCCGTGGACCCCGACCGTGCACCGCTGGATGCGGCACCTCGCGCTCGCGGGCGTCAAGGGGATCCCGCAGCCGCTCGGCATCGAGGGTGGCCGCGAGCGGCTGACGTACATGCACGGCGACGTGCCCGTCTACCCGCTGCCCGACTGGATCTGGGCCGACGACGTCCTCGTCCAGGCCGGCCGCCGCCTGCGCGAGCTGCACGACGCGAGCGTCGGCTTCATGCTGGGCGGCGCCGTCTGGCAGTCGGAGGTCAAGGTGCCGAGCGAGGTGATCCGCCACAACGACTTCGCGCCGCACAACCTCGTCTTCGCCGACGGCCGGCTCACGGGCGTCATCGACATGGACATGGCCTCGCCCGGCCCGCGCATCTGGGACATCGCGTACCTCGCCACGCGCGCGGTGCCGCTCACCGGATCGACCCCCGAGGGCGCGCCCGGCATGGACGACGCCCGCCGCCGCGTGGCGCTGCTCCTCGACGCCTACGGATCCGACGCCACGTGGGCCGACGTCCTGCGGATCGCGATCCTGCGCCTGCACGACCTCGCCGGGATCTCGCTCGCCAAGGCCGACGAGCTCGGCAAGCCGCGCCTCCGCGACGACGCCGCCCACTACGAGCGCGACGCCGCGTTCCTCCGCGGGATCCTCGACGCCGAGCGCACGCATCCCGGCCCGGCCTGA
- a CDS encoding NUDIX hydrolase: MSEGCQVVLVDAAGRILLQLRDDIPTIPFPGMWAIPGGMLEPGETPLACIVREVEEELGVRIPPAEVAHLMTRTRSYGIEHTFTARLDAAAEDIRLTEGQRVAWFPVADAVGMGLAYEDADVLREVAGRIARG, translated from the coding sequence GTGAGCGAGGGCTGCCAGGTCGTGCTGGTCGACGCGGCCGGGCGCATCCTGCTGCAGCTGCGCGACGACATCCCGACCATCCCGTTCCCCGGCATGTGGGCGATCCCGGGCGGGATGCTCGAGCCGGGCGAGACGCCGCTCGCGTGCATCGTGCGGGAGGTGGAGGAGGAGCTGGGCGTGCGGATCCCGCCGGCCGAGGTCGCGCACCTCATGACGCGCACGCGCTCCTACGGGATCGAGCACACGTTCACCGCGCGGCTCGACGCGGCGGCGGAGGATATCCGGCTCACCGAGGGGCAGCGCGTGGCGTGGTTCCCGGTGGCCGACGCGGTCGGGATGGGGCTGGCCTACGAGGACGCGGACGTGCTGCGGGAGGTCGCGGGGCGGATCGCGCGCGGCTGA
- a CDS encoding MarR family winged helix-turn-helix transcriptional regulator — translation MSPERTAPRRDDAAAVEALANALHMVETAQRHLRTRIAQDIGVNVTDLTVISVVGDLHRMTPKHLAAEISMGTGAVTAVIDRLVGAGHLDRVPNPRDRRSVFLELTAAGRKTLARMEADYREAAAVALRASPALGTEETAEDIARAAIAMTAHTIDGPDAGASA, via the coding sequence ATGAGCCCGGAGAGAACCGCTCCCCGCCGCGACGACGCCGCGGCCGTGGAGGCCCTCGCCAACGCGCTGCACATGGTCGAGACGGCGCAGCGCCACCTGCGCACGCGCATCGCGCAGGACATCGGGGTGAACGTCACCGACCTGACCGTGATCAGCGTGGTCGGCGACCTCCACCGGATGACCCCCAAGCACCTGGCCGCGGAGATCTCGATGGGCACGGGTGCGGTGACCGCCGTGATCGACCGCCTGGTGGGAGCCGGGCACCTCGACCGCGTGCCCAACCCGAGGGACCGCCGCAGCGTCTTCCTCGAGCTCACCGCCGCGGGCCGGAAGACCCTCGCGCGCATGGAGGCCGACTACCGGGAGGCGGCCGCCGTCGCGCTGCGGGCCTCCCCCGCGCTCGGCACCGAGGAGACCGCCGAGGACATCGCGCGCGCCGCGATCGCGATGACGGCGCACACCATCGACGGGCCGGACGCGGGCGCGTCCGCGTGA
- a CDS encoding S26 family signal peptidase, which produces MTDIQDRSTAPTADATALDATAIDALELDLELEIDLDLELDLELRAEDLHLDPAAVLVPLVPAPAPALPVRGATRRAARASRTIRRRTVLMWAATVILTALVATTLLFQASGGRWFVVQTPSMGTTAPVGTLLLTTPVLLEDVQPGDVVSFHPSTTPDETYTHRVIAVDADGLTTQGDINGAVDPWKTDQAHLVGEATTILPGFGWLAKGVPLLLAGFVIVLMLTRLIGSPTHRASMRMLGGALVAAFTVFLLKPFVGLVVLDAATRGSDVEATVVSTGMLPIRIAAEGGTHATLAAGQVGTITAPAGEAGRFYDVSSTLDLPLWGWILFFGICALPLLCTLVVGLPAEREERRA; this is translated from the coding sequence ATGACCGACATCCAGGACCGCTCGACCGCCCCGACGGCCGACGCCACGGCGCTCGACGCCACGGCGATCGACGCCCTCGAGCTCGACCTCGAGCTGGAGATCGACCTGGACCTGGAGCTCGACCTCGAGCTCCGCGCCGAGGACCTGCACCTCGACCCGGCCGCGGTCCTCGTCCCCCTGGTCCCCGCCCCCGCCCCCGCCCTCCCCGTGCGCGGCGCTACCCGTCGCGCCGCACGCGCCTCCCGCACGATCCGCCGCCGCACCGTCCTCATGTGGGCGGCCACCGTGATCCTCACCGCCCTCGTCGCGACGACGCTCCTCTTCCAGGCGTCCGGCGGCCGCTGGTTCGTCGTGCAGACCCCGTCGATGGGCACCACGGCCCCGGTCGGCACGCTGCTCCTCACGACCCCCGTCCTCCTCGAGGACGTCCAGCCGGGCGACGTCGTCAGCTTCCACCCCTCGACCACCCCGGACGAGACCTACACGCACCGCGTCATCGCGGTCGACGCCGACGGCCTCACCACGCAGGGCGACATCAACGGCGCGGTGGATCCCTGGAAGACCGACCAGGCGCACCTCGTCGGCGAGGCCACCACGATCCTCCCCGGCTTCGGCTGGCTCGCGAAGGGCGTGCCGCTGCTGCTCGCCGGCTTCGTCATCGTCTTGATGCTGACCCGCCTCATCGGCTCGCCCACGCACCGCGCCTCCATGCGCATGCTCGGCGGCGCGCTGGTCGCCGCGTTCACGGTCTTCCTGCTCAAGCCCTTCGTCGGCCTCGTCGTCCTCGACGCCGCGACGCGTGGCAGCGACGTCGAGGCGACCGTCGTCTCGACCGGCATGCTCCCCATCCGCATCGCGGCGGAGGGCGGCACCCACGCCACGCTCGCCGCCGGCCAGGTCGGCACCATCACCGCCCCCGCCGGCGAGGCCGGGCGCTTCTACGACGTGTCCTCCACGCTCGACCTGCCGCTGTGGGGCTGGATCCTCTTCTTCGGCATCTGCGCGCTCCCCCTCCTCTGCACGCTCGTCGTCGGCCTCCCCGCCGAGCGCGAGGAGCGTCGCGCGTGA